One Chordicoccus furentiruminis DNA window includes the following coding sequences:
- a CDS encoding M20 family metallopeptidase encodes MGILETTLEAHKKEYLDRLIGLINIDTHDLGHGIDGGLEKKGQDYMVGLFRSMGANRIDCDPMDEAVIRDCFDRYHEGNLGHDQTDRYNVYATFGGKKGGKSLLFNSHIDVMPEGDPGEWTTPPYQADVRDGKIFGRGAADMKGGLMASALAVKLIQDAGLELPGDVTITSVCDEEGGGNGSMQAVMRGLKADGVVNCEGTSDELVLDHMGWVFFQVTFEGKSCHSGGKKNGVSAIDKAIKVISALNEKEHDWLLTYKHPLLPAPNLNIGVIRGGTAGSTVPGDCMFQTCVHFVPGLMSMQQVIDEFTDTVNRTAKADPWMEKHMPVISVYQTGNGFEMDPEDPFVRTFQSAYREIRGKDVKIVGSPSGCDSRLWRNIAKCPTIQFGPGNLAQCHAVNEWLELEAYWQSILIYAKLILEWGGQPHGKE; translated from the coding sequence ATGGGCATACTGGAAACGACACTGGAAGCACATAAAAAAGAATATCTGGACCGTCTGATCGGGCTGATCAACATTGACACGCATGATCTCGGACATGGAATCGACGGCGGACTGGAGAAGAAGGGGCAGGACTATATGGTCGGGCTGTTCCGCTCCATGGGCGCGAACCGGATTGACTGCGATCCGATGGACGAGGCGGTCATCAGGGATTGCTTTGACCGCTATCATGAAGGCAATCTCGGGCATGACCAGACAGACCGGTACAATGTCTACGCTACGTTTGGCGGGAAGAAAGGCGGGAAGAGCCTTCTGTTCAACAGCCATATCGATGTCATGCCGGAGGGAGATCCGGGCGAGTGGACCACGCCGCCGTATCAGGCGGACGTCCGGGACGGAAAGATTTTCGGGAGAGGCGCAGCCGATATGAAAGGCGGGCTGATGGCGTCCGCGCTGGCGGTGAAGCTGATTCAGGACGCGGGCCTTGAACTGCCCGGCGACGTCACGATCACGTCGGTCTGCGACGAGGAGGGCGGCGGAAACGGCTCCATGCAGGCGGTGATGCGCGGGCTGAAGGCCGACGGCGTCGTGAACTGCGAGGGAACGAGCGACGAGCTGGTGCTGGATCATATGGGCTGGGTGTTCTTTCAGGTGACGTTCGAGGGCAAATCCTGTCATTCCGGAGGGAAGAAGAACGGGGTCAGCGCGATCGACAAGGCGATCAAGGTGATCAGCGCCCTCAACGAGAAGGAGCATGACTGGCTGCTCACCTATAAGCATCCGCTGCTTCCTGCGCCGAACCTGAATATCGGCGTAATCCGCGGCGGAACGGCCGGCTCGACGGTGCCGGGGGACTGTATGTTCCAGACCTGCGTCCACTTTGTGCCCGGGCTGATGTCAATGCAGCAGGTGATCGATGAGTTTACGGATACAGTGAACCGGACCGCAAAAGCGGATCCCTGGATGGAGAAGCATATGCCGGTTATCTCGGTCTATCAGACGGGGAACGGCTTTGAGATGGATCCGGAGGATCCGTTCGTCCGGACTTTCCAGTCGGCCTACCGCGAAATTCGCGGAAAGGACGTGAAGATCGTCGGATCGCCTTCCGGCTGCGACTCGAGACTCTGGAGAAATATCGCAAAGTGCCCGACGATTCAGTTCGGACCGGGCAATCTCGCGCAGTGCCACGCGGTCAATGAGTGGCTTGAGCTGGAAGCGTACTGGCAGTCGATCCTGATTTACGCGAAGCTGATTCTGGAATGGGGCGGTCAACCGCACGGAAAGGAGTAA
- a CDS encoding nucleoside hydrolase — MEKTKIILDCDPGHDDAVAIMMAAKHPALDLLAITTVSGNQTLDHTQENARNVCQYLGLDIPVYAGCPGPMIRNRLTAGDIHGKSGLDGPVFEPLVKPLEKEHAVAFLCRKLMESDGDITLVITGPMTNVAMAMRMEPRIIPKIRQIVFMGGAYTNGNITPAAEFNIAADGDAAYVVFNSGVPLTMCGLDITRKVLCYPAIVERMEKVGNKAAHLFADLMRFFCRTQKEVFGWEGGPLHDPTTIAYLIDPDVLTLRYVHGSVDIRSTESYGRTNCDLFGYMKLEPNMHVATDIDVEKFWDIVESCIRNYD, encoded by the coding sequence ATGGAAAAGACAAAGATTATACTTGACTGTGATCCCGGACATGACGACGCCGTCGCGATCATGATGGCGGCGAAGCATCCGGCGCTTGACCTTCTGGCGATCACAACCGTGTCCGGCAATCAGACGCTGGACCATACACAGGAAAACGCAAGGAATGTCTGCCAGTACCTCGGACTGGATATTCCGGTCTACGCGGGATGCCCCGGACCGATGATCCGAAACCGGCTGACGGCCGGCGACATTCACGGGAAATCCGGTCTGGACGGCCCGGTGTTCGAACCGCTGGTCAAGCCGCTTGAGAAGGAGCACGCGGTTGCATTTCTCTGCAGGAAGCTCATGGAGTCGGACGGGGACATCACGCTGGTGATCACCGGGCCGATGACGAACGTGGCGATGGCGATGCGGATGGAGCCGAGGATCATTCCGAAGATCAGACAGATCGTCTTTATGGGAGGCGCGTACACGAACGGCAACATCACGCCGGCGGCGGAGTTCAATATCGCCGCGGACGGCGACGCAGCCTACGTTGTGTTCAACAGTGGCGTGCCGCTTACGATGTGCGGACTGGACATCACGCGGAAGGTCCTCTGCTATCCGGCCATCGTGGAGCGGATGGAGAAAGTCGGCAACAAGGCCGCGCATCTCTTCGCGGATCTGATGCGCTTTTTCTGCAGGACGCAGAAGGAAGTCTTCGGATGGGAGGGCGGTCCGCTGCATGATCCGACGACGATCGCCTATCTGATTGATCCGGACGTGCTGACGCTCCGGTACGTTCACGGATCCGTCGACATCCGGAGCACGGAGTCCTACGGGCGGACGAACTGCGATCTGTTCGGATACATGAAGCTTGAGCCGAACATGCATGTGGCAACCGATATCGACGTGGAGAAGTTCTGGGATATCGTGGAGTCCTGCATCCGGAATTATGACTGA
- a CDS encoding ABC transporter permease — translation MIQILSKVFNLSLIYATFRAATPIIYATLCASVTQQADILNIGTEGIMLVGAYFAVIVSYFTGSWFLGILAAMAAGLAISMIMAVGHIRFGADICGIGMGINMFALAITKFLIQAMFGQNGSFSSPDIVPIPKVHIPVFDHVEVLNELFNNWNLLEWFVIALIAILYFFIYKTVWGLRLRAVGQFAEAAKTAAINVNAVKYRAMAISGLIGGLAGAHLSLGYSSQFVENMTSSRGFMGVAAMFFGGANPVKSSLGCLLFGFADSVGARLQAYGLPSQFVLMMPYIVTIIVLAISMATKLSISRRKQSALISADSAK, via the coding sequence ATGATTCAGATTCTCAGTAAGGTCTTCAATCTTTCGCTGATCTACGCTACCTTCCGCGCGGCGACGCCGATCATCTACGCGACGCTCTGCGCTTCCGTGACGCAGCAGGCGGATATCCTGAACATCGGAACAGAAGGCATCATGCTGGTCGGGGCTTATTTCGCGGTCATCGTCAGCTATTTCACGGGAAGCTGGTTCCTCGGGATTCTGGCCGCGATGGCGGCGGGACTTGCGATTTCGATGATTATGGCCGTCGGGCATATCAGGTTCGGTGCGGATATCTGCGGGATCGGCATGGGCATCAACATGTTCGCGCTCGCGATCACCAAGTTCCTGATTCAGGCAATGTTCGGCCAGAACGGTTCGTTTTCCAGCCCGGATATCGTCCCGATTCCCAAGGTGCATATCCCCGTTTTCGACCATGTCGAGGTACTGAACGAACTGTTCAATAACTGGAACCTTCTGGAATGGTTTGTGATCGCGCTGATCGCGATTCTCTATTTCTTCATCTACAAGACCGTATGGGGCCTCAGACTGCGGGCTGTCGGACAGTTCGCGGAGGCGGCGAAGACGGCGGCCATCAACGTGAACGCGGTCAAGTACCGGGCGATGGCGATCTCCGGTCTGATCGGAGGACTGGCGGGCGCGCATCTTTCCCTGGGATACAGCAGTCAGTTCGTTGAGAATATGACCAGCAGCCGCGGATTCATGGGCGTCGCGGCGATGTTCTTCGGCGGCGCGAATCCGGTCAAATCGTCTCTCGGATGCCTGCTGTTCGGCTTCGCGGACTCGGTCGGCGCGCGTCTTCAGGCGTACGGTCTGCCTTCCCAGTTCGTGCTGATGATGCCGTATATCGTCACGATTATCGTGCTTGCGATCTCGATGGCGACGAAGCTCAGCATCAGCAGACGGAAGCAGTCCGCGCTGATCAGCGCGGATTCGGCAAAATGA
- a CDS encoding ABC transporter permease: MGKITKGIVRILLTMLLTFLIGAVLIIAIGQNPIAAYAALLRGAFVGKMNLGTTLASLTPLLLTSVAFVIAAQAGAFNVGVEGEVFLGGITAAYIGWKWTFLPTPLLMLACFLGAMVVTGLWALIPAWLKAYYNVSEVCTTILMNSVALYITSYLVSGPMSAGSANPQSPNIAVRLPQFMIPSSVNAGLFIAIGLVILNIFMLYRTNLGYKLRMVGTNPHAADYAGINSRHIFMKAMVMSGMLGGIAGTIEVLGVYGYFLNNFATNLGNNGMLAALIVKSNVIATPFMAFFLAILKSGAMGMQQATGVPKGLVDTITAIFIIIATMETLFDFIKVKKPAKAVRNVSGHAEGGQEHDSDSQ, from the coding sequence ATGGGAAAAATCACAAAAGGAATCGTCAGAATCCTGCTCACGATGCTGCTTACCTTTCTGATCGGCGCGGTTCTGATCATCGCGATCGGGCAGAATCCAATCGCGGCGTACGCCGCACTGCTGCGGGGCGCTTTTGTCGGGAAGATGAATCTCGGTACGACGCTTGCCTCGCTTACCCCTCTTCTTCTTACGTCGGTGGCCTTCGTGATCGCAGCGCAGGCCGGTGCGTTCAATGTCGGAGTGGAAGGCGAAGTATTCCTCGGAGGTATCACCGCAGCCTATATCGGCTGGAAATGGACGTTTCTTCCGACGCCGCTGCTGATGCTCGCGTGCTTCCTGGGCGCGATGGTCGTGACCGGACTCTGGGCGCTGATTCCCGCCTGGCTGAAGGCGTACTACAACGTCAGCGAAGTCTGCACGACCATTCTGATGAACTCGGTCGCGCTCTATATCACCTCGTATCTTGTCAGCGGGCCGATGTCGGCCGGATCCGCGAATCCGCAGTCCCCGAACATTGCCGTCCGTCTGCCGCAGTTCATGATTCCGTCCAGCGTGAATGCGGGACTCTTCATCGCAATCGGGCTCGTGATCCTGAATATTTTCATGCTGTACCGGACCAATCTCGGGTATAAGCTGCGGATGGTCGGAACCAATCCGCATGCCGCCGACTATGCGGGCATCAACTCCAGGCATATCTTCATGAAGGCGATGGTGATGTCCGGCATGCTCGGCGGCATCGCGGGCACCATCGAGGTGCTGGGCGTGTACGGCTACTTCCTGAACAACTTCGCGACAAACCTCGGCAACAACGGCATGCTGGCCGCTCTGATCGTAAAGAGCAACGTGATTGCGACGCCGTTTATGGCGTTCTTCCTCGCGATTCTGAAATCCGGCGCGATGGGTATGCAGCAGGCAACCGGCGTTCCCAAGGGGCTGGTTGATACGATCACGGCGATCTTCATCATCATCGCGACCATGGAAACCCTGTTCGACTTTATCAAAGTGAAAAAGCCGGCGAAGGCGGTCCGGAATGTCAGCGGCCATGCAGAAGGAGGGCAGGAACATGATTCAGATTCTCAGTAA
- a CDS encoding ABC transporter ATP-binding protein yields the protein MSEYVVEMHDIVKTFGHVTAVNNGQFTLKKGEIHSLIGENGAGKSTMMKLLYGMYPIDSGVIRVKGEEIPNLTPKTAIEHGIGMVHQEFMLVGELSVLENTILGFEPKKGLRIDFDTARKSVQKYIDEYKMEVPLDRRVSQISVGEAQRVEIIKILMRGADTIILDEPTAVLTPQEAENLFKILNNLKAAGKSIVFISHKLDEVMEISDRITVMRQGKYMGTVNKSETSPLDLTKRMIGREVFLNIEKNASKAGETILDVQDAWIPSQKETSKIRGISFQVRAGEIVGIAGIDGNGQSELAEAITGMRKVEKGKILVCGQDVTNKGPAKTRKAGLAHIPEDRNKTGLDRAMSISENLVSDQIDEAPFTRNGLTNRKAQDAYAEEMIRQFDIRPNDPHLPTSSLSGGNAQKVVVAREVSQKKQLLIASQPTRGVDVGAIEIIRNTLEKAKQQGCGVLLISAELEEIMALSDRIIVMHEGKITGEMPASEANESTLGLLMMGGQAAQERSAD from the coding sequence ATGAGTGAGTATGTCGTAGAGATGCATGACATCGTGAAAACCTTCGGTCATGTGACGGCAGTCAACAACGGGCAGTTCACCCTGAAAAAGGGCGAGATTCACTCGCTGATCGGAGAAAACGGTGCGGGTAAATCCACAATGATGAAGCTGCTGTACGGCATGTATCCGATTGACAGCGGCGTGATCCGGGTGAAAGGGGAGGAAATACCGAACCTGACGCCGAAGACTGCGATCGAGCATGGGATCGGCATGGTGCATCAGGAGTTTATGCTGGTCGGGGAACTTTCGGTGCTGGAGAACACCATTCTCGGGTTTGAGCCGAAGAAGGGACTCAGAATCGATTTCGACACGGCCAGAAAGTCGGTTCAGAAGTATATCGATGAGTATAAGATGGAAGTTCCGCTTGACCGCAGGGTGAGTCAGATTTCCGTCGGCGAGGCCCAGCGTGTTGAGATTATCAAGATTCTGATGCGCGGCGCGGACACGATCATCCTTGACGAGCCGACCGCGGTACTCACGCCTCAGGAGGCGGAGAATCTCTTCAAGATTCTGAACAACCTGAAGGCGGCGGGCAAGTCGATCGTCTTTATTTCCCACAAGCTGGATGAGGTGATGGAGATTTCAGACCGGATCACGGTGATGCGGCAGGGGAAATACATGGGCACCGTGAACAAGTCGGAGACATCCCCGCTGGATCTCACGAAGCGGATGATCGGGCGGGAGGTCTTCCTGAACATTGAGAAGAACGCCTCGAAGGCCGGAGAGACGATTCTGGACGTTCAGGACGCGTGGATCCCGAGTCAGAAGGAGACTTCCAAGATCCGGGGCATTTCGTTTCAGGTGCGGGCCGGCGAGATCGTCGGGATCGCCGGGATCGATGGAAACGGACAGAGCGAGCTGGCGGAGGCCATCACCGGGATGCGCAAAGTCGAGAAGGGAAAGATCCTCGTATGCGGGCAGGATGTCACAAACAAGGGGCCCGCGAAGACCAGAAAGGCGGGACTTGCGCACATTCCGGAGGACCGGAACAAGACAGGGCTCGACCGCGCGATGTCGATCAGCGAGAATCTGGTGTCCGATCAGATCGATGAAGCGCCGTTCACCCGGAACGGGCTGACAAACCGGAAGGCGCAGGACGCATATGCGGAAGAGATGATCCGTCAGTTTGATATCCGTCCGAACGATCCGCATCTTCCGACGTCCTCGCTGTCCGGCGGAAACGCGCAGAAGGTGGTCGTCGCGAGAGAGGTTTCGCAGAAGAAGCAGCTTCTGATCGCCTCCCAGCCGACCCGGGGTGTTGATGTCGGCGCGATTGAGATCATCCGGAATACGCTGGAGAAGGCGAAACAGCAGGGATGCGGCGTGCTCCTCATCTCGGCTGAGCTCGAGGAAATCATGGCGCTGTCCGACCGGATCATCGTCATGCATGAAGGAAAGATCACCGGTGAGATGCCGGCTTCCGAAGCGAATGAGAGTACGCTGGGACTGCTGATGATGGGCGGTCAGGCGGCGCAGGAGAGGAGCGCGGACTAA
- a CDS encoding BMP family lipoprotein, which yields MKKALALSLAVAMTFGMSGSVLADSTAESKIDGSGIRVCIVYTGNLGDKSYNDSCNEGAQRAVKDFGIELKSLEGSTADEWKANLLSACEDGYDLVIGASSNIADFITEYGPSYPDTKFAVIDTTVDLPNVESISFAQNQGSFLAGAAAAMFTQKTDIEGVNKDHIIGWVGGMDIPVLHDFYTGYEQGAKYIDPDIQILQAFAGEWQNPLKGKELTLAQYDQGADIVMNVASGTGAGVLEAAKEAGKYAIGVDLNQDNDQPGSVLTSMVKRVDNACYLVIKSVVDGSFKGGTTQYLDLAKGGVSLTDFSVMKEALGDKFPQDIVDKVNDLSDQIISGKIVVDNYEGFGPGSAESTVESAVESAAE from the coding sequence GCGGTTCGGTTCTGGCGGATTCGACGGCGGAAAGCAAGATTGACGGGTCCGGGATCCGTGTCTGCATCGTCTACACCGGCAATCTCGGCGACAAGAGTTACAACGATTCCTGCAACGAAGGCGCGCAGAGAGCGGTAAAGGATTTCGGAATTGAACTGAAGAGTCTGGAAGGTTCAACCGCTGACGAATGGAAGGCAAATCTTCTGTCCGCATGTGAGGACGGGTACGATCTGGTCATCGGCGCATCTTCCAATATCGCGGACTTCATCACGGAGTACGGTCCCAGCTATCCGGACACCAAGTTTGCGGTTATCGATACCACAGTTGACCTTCCGAATGTCGAGTCCATCAGCTTCGCGCAGAACCAGGGCTCGTTCCTCGCGGGCGCGGCAGCCGCGATGTTCACTCAGAAGACGGACATCGAGGGCGTGAACAAGGATCACATCATCGGCTGGGTCGGCGGTATGGATATTCCGGTTCTGCACGATTTCTACACGGGCTATGAGCAGGGCGCGAAGTACATTGATCCGGACATTCAGATCCTGCAGGCGTTCGCCGGCGAGTGGCAGAACCCGCTGAAGGGCAAGGAGCTGACGCTCGCGCAGTATGATCAGGGCGCGGACATCGTCATGAACGTGGCGTCCGGAACCGGCGCGGGTGTTCTTGAGGCGGCGAAAGAGGCCGGCAAGTACGCGATCGGCGTCGATCTGAACCAGGACAACGATCAGCCGGGCAGCGTTCTGACTTCCATGGTGAAGCGCGTTGACAACGCCTGCTATCTGGTCATCAAGTCGGTTGTGGACGGAAGCTTCAAGGGCGGTACGACTCAGTACCTTGACCTCGCGAAGGGCGGCGTCAGCCTGACGGATTTCTCCGTTATGAAAGAAGCGCTGGGAGACAAGTTCCCGCAGGATATCGTCGATAAGGTGAACGATCTGAGTGATCAGATCATCAGCGGCAAGATCGTTGTGGACAACTACGAAGGATTCGGACCGGGCTCCGCGGAATCGACCGTGGAATCCGCGGTGGAATCGGCAGCTGAATAA